A segment of the Sphingobacterium oryzagri genome:
GTTTCCTTTTCAACCACAGGCGCTGCTTCTACAGCTGCAGCGGCCACTTCTTCCTTAGGTTCTACCTTTTTGGATTTGCCTCTATTTAAACTATCCAGATCGATCTTGCCAACAACCTTCAGGTGTCCGCTACCCTCTTCCTTCTTTGCGCTATCTTCAACGGGAGCTGCCTTTACTGGCGGCTCTACCGCGGCCGTCGTCGTTTTAACTACGGTCTCTTGCGTATCTGTTGTATTATCTTGAAAGTCTTCCTTAGCATCAGTAGGATTCACAGCACCCGTTCCAGCAGTCGACTCATCACGACGAATTTTGCCAATAACAATTTGTTTTGCTTCGTCTTTTACGATTTTGTCTCCTTGAAATTCTTTGAGAAGAACCCCGTACATATCCGGCGATAACTTCGTGCTCGGCTTTGAATCAACATCAAATCCTCTCTTCACCAAGAAATCGACAGCAGTACCTATCCCAATATTCAGTTCTTTTGCTGCCTTTAGCAAGTTTATGCTTTTTCCTTCTATCATCTATTTATTTACCTTCTAATATTTAGTATTACAAAAATATGCTTTTTTACACTGAAAAAACAATTTCACGCGAATTGTTTTTTCAGTGCGCTGTAGGGCTGTAAGTCCTATTCAAACTCAGCCTGAAGGATACGAACAATTTCTTGCACGGTATCTTCTTCTAAGTCGGTACGTCTAACCAGCTCTTCGTGGGTTAATGATAGCACCGATTTGGCGGTATCTAATCCCACACGTTTTAATTCGTCGATAATCCAGCTATCGATTTCATCTGCGAATTCTTCGATATCCACATCCTCCTCGACTTCATCATTCTCGCGGTAAACGTCAATCTCATAGCCACTCAATTTTCCAGCCAATTTAATATTATGACCACCACGACCGATCGCTAAGGACACTTGATCTGGCTTCAGGTATACTGCAGCCGCCTTGTTATCTTCGTCAATTTTGATGGAAGATATACGCGCCGGACTTAATGCCCGTGTAATGTATAGCGAATGGTTGGACGTAAAGTTAATCACGTCAATATTCTCATTGCGCAATTCGCGAACGATACCGTGAATACGGGAACCTTTCATACCCACACATGCTCCAACAGGATCTATACGATCATCGTAAGACTCCACCGCTACTTTAGCACGCTCACCCGGCTCACGAACAATTTTCTTGATCGTAATTAATCCGTCAAAAATCTCTGGCACCTCTAATTCAAACAAACGCTGTAAAAATTCGGGAGCCGTACGCGAGATAATGATTTTTGGATTACTGTTCATCATATCCACCTTCGATACTACTGCGCGAATGCTATCACCCTTTTTAAAGTAATCGGCTGGAATTTGCTCTGTTTTCGGCAAGATCAATTCGTTTCCATCCTCGTCGAGTACCAAAATCTCCTTTTTCCAGATTTGGTAAACCTCGCCGATCACCAATTCGCCTTCACGATCTTTATACTTTTTGAAGACCTCGTCTTTTTCTAATTCTAAAATTTTAGACACCAAGGTCTGGCGTGCCGCCAAAATAGCCCGCCGACCAAAGCTTTCCAATGTAATTTGCTCGATGTAATCATCACCAACTTCCAAATCCGGATCATGTTGGTGTGCTTCTTTTAGCTCAATCTCCAAGTCGTCATCTTCCGAAAAGCCATCGTCCATAACCGTCCGGGTTCTCCAAATTTCCAAATCCCCATTATCCGGGTTCACGATAACGTCGACATTTTCATCCGTACCGAAACGCTTACGGATCATACTGCGAAAAACTTCTTCTAAAACCGTGATGACGGTCGGACGATCGATATTTTTAAAATCCTTAAACTCTTGGAAGGAGTCGATCAAATTGATATTGCTGCTCATTTTATTTAAATGAAATTAACACCTTTGTTTCTTTTATTTGCTCTACGGGGATCTCCGCTTGTTGTACTACGGCTTTCTTCCCTTTTTCTTTTACCTTTTCTTCAATAGTGATTACAGTATCGGTCGCTGCGATAAGCTTGCCTTCGCGCTTGCTACCATCTTCTGCTTTTATACGTACTTCACGATTGATATTTTTCACATACTGTCTTGTCAATAGCAAGGGGGTATCGATACCTGGCGAAGAGACCTCTAAACGATAAGCCTTATCGATCACATTTTCTTCTTCCAAATGAAAACCGACGTGGCGACTCACCTTGGCACAATCTTCAATAGCGATGCCTTCGTCTCCGTCTAACAAGATTTCTAACACGCCATTAGTCTGCATTTTTATGCGAACAATAAAAAGATCACTTCGATCTGCAATCTTTTCTTCCACCAATTCGCGAACCCTATCTTCTACCTGCATATTTTTTTTGTAAGTGAATTAAAAAAAGGGGGCATACCATGCCCCCTCTTTTCAGATGTTACAAAGGTAACAATATTCTTCGAAACAAACAAATATGCATTTATTTATTATCTACGACGGCATTTATCGTTTTTTGCATCTGCGACATCATGGCGGTTAGCGTCTCCATCGTCGGCTCCGGATTAGGCTCCGGCAAATCGGTACTAATAAATCCTTTAGCGCGCCATATTTCGATCACATCCGCTGTTTGTACCCAATATGGTTCGTAACTTTTATTATCCGATACCAGCTTCAACCCCTTATCTTCCTTAAACTTTGCACCAATACGTTTATAAACCACACCATCCTCTTTGGAAACAACCACATAGGTTTGTCCAGGTTTAATGTCGTGCCAATTCTCCACATATTCTGCTATAATAATACTTCCGGATGAAAGCGGCAACATCGAGTCTCCTTTGATCTCGAAAGCCCGATAACTCCCCTGATTAAACATCGGCAAAGAAAACTTAGGAAGCTCGGCCATATATTCCGGGTCGCCGTAACCATTCAGATAACCCGCACTCGCCTTTACCGGCACCAACTCAATATTCTCGCGATCGTCACTATCCACCGTGACACTCAATATCCGAAGATTAGATGCATTGCTCCGCGGCGTCGGTTTCCACTTTTCGTCAATAACATCGTTCGCCAGTTCATCCATCGTCAAATCGTAAAATTCAGCTATTTTTTTTAGCAACTCATACTTAGGCTCTGCCCGATCTTCCTCGTAAGCCCCTACAGAAGCCCGTTTTATTGCCATAGCATCAGCAAATTGCTGCTGTGTAAACCCTTTTTTCTTTCTCAAAAATTTGAGATTCGACGCAATATTCGACATATTTTTTATGAAAAAATTTTTAAAAACTAAATTTATTAGTATTATTGTGCCAATAAAATTAGTAATTAAGATTGGCATCACCAAATATATTAGTATAAACACGACGTAAAACACATGGAAAAGCACCTGATCTACATCATTACCGATAGCAACAGAGCCTATTTAGAAGTGGGGTATTGCACAGATATGAACTTACGACTGTCCGAGATTACGACAGCATCCTCTGCATTCTTTGGTCGTAGCCCCAAGCTAAGCAACGTAGTCTACCTGGAGGAATTTTCCAGTAAAGAGCATGCAGCAGCACGCCAGCAGCAGCTTCAATGTTTTACACGCATGCAGCGGGAGAAACTGATCCGCTTGAAAAACCCGAATTGGCTCAACTTGCACAGCATGTCCAATAATATAACAAACAAAAAAGTCGTTGTTTACGCTTAAAATAAGCTAAACAACGACCTTAACAACCTTATCCTAACACTAATCTCTCACACTGTCCATTAGTAAGACTACCATCCCGGCGTAAAGTTTAATCCGAACGTACCAAATTTTGATCGATCTTTTACTAT
Coding sequences within it:
- the nusA gene encoding transcription termination factor NusA, whose translation is MSSNINLIDSFQEFKDFKNIDRPTVITVLEEVFRSMIRKRFGTDENVDVIVNPDNGDLEIWRTRTVMDDGFSEDDDLEIELKEAHQHDPDLEVGDDYIEQITLESFGRRAILAARQTLVSKILELEKDEVFKKYKDREGELVIGEVYQIWKKEILVLDEDGNELILPKTEQIPADYFKKGDSIRAVVSKVDMMNSNPKIIISRTAPEFLQRLFELEVPEIFDGLITIKKIVREPGERAKVAVESYDDRIDPVGACVGMKGSRIHGIVRELRNENIDVINFTSNHSLYITRALSPARISSIKIDEDNKAAAVYLKPDQVSLAIGRGGHNIKLAGKLSGYEIDVYRENDEVEEDVDIEEFADEIDSWIIDELKRVGLDTAKSVLSLTHEELVRRTDLEEDTVQEIVRILQAEFE
- the rimP gene encoding ribosome assembly cofactor RimP — encoded protein: MQVEDRVRELVEEKIADRSDLFIVRIKMQTNGVLEILLDGDEGIAIEDCAKVSRHVGFHLEEENVIDKAYRLEVSSPGIDTPLLLTRQYVKNINREVRIKAEDGSKREGKLIAATDTVITIEEKVKEKGKKAVVQQAEIPVEQIKETKVLISFK
- a CDS encoding XRE family transcriptional regulator encodes the protein MSNIASNLKFLRKKKGFTQQQFADAMAIKRASVGAYEEDRAEPKYELLKKIAEFYDLTMDELANDVIDEKWKPTPRSNASNLRILSVTVDSDDRENIELVPVKASAGYLNGYGDPEYMAELPKFSLPMFNQGSYRAFEIKGDSMLPLSSGSIIIAEYVENWHDIKPGQTYVVVSKEDGVVYKRIGAKFKEDKGLKLVSDNKSYEPYWVQTADVIEIWRAKGFISTDLPEPNPEPTMETLTAMMSQMQKTINAVVDNK
- a CDS encoding GIY-YIG nuclease family protein, which translates into the protein MEKHLIYIITDSNRAYLEVGYCTDMNLRLSEITTASSAFFGRSPKLSNVVYLEEFSSKEHAAARQQQLQCFTRMQREKLIRLKNPNWLNLHSMSNNITNKKVVVYA